A segment of the Deinococcus cellulosilyticus NBRC 106333 = KACC 11606 genome:
AGATTAACAGTTATCAATCCTCCAAAGTCTGAAGGAAGTTGTATATCGCCCGATTTAACAATAAAAACTCTTTCTCTTGATAGTCGCCCCATAAAAAGTCCTGTTTCAAATATAACATTATCTCTTGCGACAGTGGAAATATTTCCTCTTCTTTCAATTTGATCATCTGGAGTATATACAAATATACCAAAATCATAATTATTTAGTATATCATTTAGTCTTTCTATTACCGTATCTCCAAAATGAAAAACATTTTGATTCCAGATGTGTGATATACAATCATATTGTAAATTGACTTGGATTTGTTGGGCTACTCTTAGACCTTCTAATGATGATCCTATAAAAACCTTTGGGCTAGTCTCTTTGGTTTCCATATCATCTCCTTTTTTAGATATGATTTTCCCCGAAGCTTCTAAAATTAAAGATATTGAGCTAATTTGACTACTACTTGCTGTTGATGAAAGTAATTTTGTTCTGCAATCTCTACATAGGAATTCTCTTTTCATGCTTTTGTATATATCCACTTTTTGGACTTTTTTATCATTTATGCATCCTCTGGGATCTAAATGGTTTTTGGCGTCTTTTTGGATGAAAGACAACGCATATTTTGCAAAATAATATAAAAAATATGATGTTATTATTGAGGTTGTATTATCTGAAATACTATTTAAGTTTTTTGAGAGATTATTGAATAATTCCTTGACTTCATAAGTGGTAGTAATTCCGATGCCGCCAGCACCCCTAAGGTAGCAAAAGGCATTAGAATACTGCGAACCGTGAAGAAACTTATCTGTTACTAGCATGACATAAGGATGATAACCTCTTATCTCATTGGCAAGTCTTTTATGCGTTTCATCAAGTGCGCTTACGCCATAAATTTCTTCATCGC
Coding sequences within it:
- a CDS encoding TIR domain-containing protein → MAALPIEIIDLGTKYLSELKEATRLANSIQSDFLFSVADLDLKGYFAGDEEIYGVSALDETHKRLANEIRGYHPYVMLVTDKFLHGSQYSNAFCYLRGAGGIGITTTYEVKELFNNLSKNLNSISDNTTSIITSYFLYYFAKYALSFIQKDAKNHLDPRGCINDKKVQKVDIYKSMKREFLCRDCRTKLLSSTASSSQISSISLILEASGKIISKKGDDMETKETSPKVFIGSSLEGLRVAQQIQVNLQYDCISHIWNQNVFHFGDTVIERLNDILNNYDFGIFVYTPDDQIERRGNISTVARDNVIFETGLFMGRLSRERVFIVKSGDIQLPSDFGGLITVNL